The Methylobacterium sp. PvR107 genome contains a region encoding:
- a CDS encoding MFS transporter — translation MLDVAMPAEAIRIAGSGAVTTAERRQIVWSSVIGTTVEWYDFLIYGTASALVFNKLFFPSIDPVVGTIAAFGSYAVGFLARPLGGAVFGHFGDRIGRKAMLSLTLMIMGLGTFLIGCLPTYGQIGILAPILLVALRLVQGIGIGGEWGGAVLMVVESVPAERRGFFGSIVQLGYPIGVILSIGAFALTGLLPEAAFLSWGWRVPFLASALLVGVGLFIRLRLHETPAFRRIKERAVTARLPVMEILTEHPGMFLKAVGLKVSEIAYVSVVTVFSISYVTGQLGLSRGVILNGILIAAIIELFTIPVFGWLSDRYGRKTLFIAACLFSIAFAFPMFQLLDTRDPTIITLTVAVALSFGQGIMFGTGAAWMSELFDARLRYSGASLGFQVGAALSGGFTPLIAAALLAWSGGATWPISAYLIALACITLVATFAAPETARRPID, via the coding sequence ATGCTCGACGTCGCGATGCCAGCGGAGGCGATCCGGATTGCCGGGTCCGGCGCGGTCACGACCGCAGAACGGCGTCAGATCGTCTGGTCGAGCGTCATCGGCACCACCGTCGAATGGTACGACTTCCTGATCTACGGAACGGCCAGCGCCCTCGTCTTCAACAAGCTGTTCTTCCCCAGTATCGACCCCGTGGTCGGCACGATCGCGGCCTTCGGGTCATACGCCGTCGGGTTCCTGGCCCGGCCGCTGGGCGGAGCGGTCTTCGGGCATTTCGGCGACAGGATCGGGCGCAAGGCCATGCTGTCGCTGACCCTGATGATCATGGGCCTCGGCACCTTCCTGATCGGGTGCCTGCCGACCTACGGGCAGATCGGCATCCTCGCACCGATTCTCCTCGTCGCCCTGCGCCTCGTCCAGGGCATCGGCATCGGCGGCGAGTGGGGTGGGGCCGTGCTGATGGTGGTGGAGAGCGTGCCGGCGGAACGGCGCGGCTTCTTCGGGAGCATCGTTCAGCTCGGATACCCGATCGGCGTGATCCTCTCGATCGGCGCCTTCGCGCTGACCGGTCTGCTGCCGGAGGCGGCGTTCCTGTCGTGGGGCTGGCGCGTCCCGTTCCTGGCAAGCGCGCTCCTCGTCGGCGTCGGATTGTTCATCCGCCTGCGGCTTCACGAAACCCCGGCCTTCCGGCGGATCAAGGAGCGGGCGGTGACGGCGCGGCTGCCGGTGATGGAGATCCTCACCGAGCATCCTGGCATGTTCTTGAAGGCCGTCGGCCTGAAGGTCTCCGAGATCGCCTACGTCAGCGTCGTGACCGTATTCTCGATCTCCTACGTCACCGGCCAACTGGGTCTGTCGCGCGGCGTGATCCTGAACGGCATCCTGATCGCCGCCATCATCGAGCTTTTCACGATTCCCGTCTTCGGCTGGCTGTCCGATCGCTACGGGCGCAAGACGTTGTTCATCGCCGCCTGCCTGTTCTCGATCGCCTTCGCCTTCCCGATGTTCCAGCTTCTCGACACGCGCGACCCGACGATCATCACGCTGACCGTCGCGGTGGCCTTGAGCTTCGGGCAAGGCATCATGTTCGGGACCGGGGCTGCGTGGATGTCCGAACTGTTCGATGCCCGCCTGCGCTACAGCGGCGCCTCCCTCGGTTTCCAGGTCGGCGCGGCGCTGAGCGGCGGCTTCACACCCCTGATCGCCGCTGCCCTGCTCGCCTGGAGCGGCGGCGCAACGTGGCCCATTTCGGCCTACCTAATCGCGCTCGCCTGCATCACGCTCGTGGCGACGTTCGCGGCGCCTGAGACGGCGCGACGGCCGATCGACTGA
- a CDS encoding PDR/VanB family oxidoreductase, with protein MSARIVMKLTVVEAVATTPEVLRLTLVHPQRPELPTWEPGAHVDLRLPDGRTRQYSLCGDPADRGRYVLAIKREDAGRGGSLWMHANLTIGAITHVSHPRNNFGLAPDAQRHLLIGGGIGVTPLAAMARRLAATGADFTLHICARSADQAPLLPELRAVCGDRLRCWFSSEGLRFDPAALGAPGDGIHAYACGPHGLTEAVQAGLAAAGWPEERVHVEHFVPITDENYKPEPFDALIASTGAVVHVPADVSLLEMLRRHGFAMPSSCEIGVCGSCECGYRGGTVIHRDVVLPVAKRQDRMMPCVSRARVTITLDL; from the coding sequence GTGTCCGCACGCATCGTCATGAAGCTGACGGTGGTGGAGGCCGTCGCCACCACGCCGGAGGTGCTGCGCCTGACGCTCGTACACCCGCAGCGCCCCGAACTTCCGACCTGGGAGCCCGGCGCGCATGTTGACTTGCGCCTTCCGGATGGCCGCACGCGCCAGTATTCGCTCTGCGGCGATCCAGCCGACCGGGGCCGGTACGTTCTGGCGATCAAGCGTGAGGATGCGGGTCGCGGCGGTTCCCTGTGGATGCATGCCAACCTGACCATAGGCGCCATCACGCACGTCTCGCACCCGCGCAACAACTTCGGTCTCGCCCCCGACGCGCAGCGCCATCTGCTGATCGGCGGCGGCATCGGCGTGACGCCGCTCGCCGCCATGGCCCGGCGCCTCGCCGCGACCGGCGCCGACTTCACGCTCCACATATGCGCGCGTTCGGCCGACCAGGCGCCTCTGCTGCCCGAGTTGCGGGCGGTCTGCGGCGATCGGCTTCGTTGCTGGTTCTCTTCGGAGGGCTTGCGCTTCGATCCCGCGGCGCTGGGGGCGCCGGGCGACGGGATCCATGCCTATGCCTGCGGGCCGCACGGGCTCACGGAGGCCGTGCAGGCCGGGCTGGCGGCTGCGGGATGGCCGGAGGAGCGCGTGCATGTCGAGCACTTCGTGCCAATAACCGACGAGAACTACAAACCCGAACCCTTCGACGCGCTGATTGCGTCGACCGGGGCGGTCGTTCACGTCCCTGCCGATGTGTCGCTTCTCGAAATGCTGCGACGCCACGGCTTTGCGATGCCCTCATCCTGCGAGATCGGGGTGTGCGGCTCCTGCGAGTGCGGCTACCGCGGGGGCACCGTGATCCATCGCGACGTCGTGCTACCGGTTGCCAAGCGGCAGGACCGGATGATGCCCTGCGTTTCCCGGGCCCGCGTGACGATTACGCTCGATCTCTAG
- a CDS encoding helix-turn-helix domain-containing protein: MTITAEGRRVQIEAETRSQIQVLAEEIRRRRKEQDLSLEALASLSGVSRSMISKIERGEAVPSTAVLSRLAEALGVTFSRLMAPTTEVEVLLIPASRQPVLRDEASGFLRRCLSPVLPGRGIDWVLNTLPPGATTGEFVAHRRGVSEYIFVLKGRLRATIGDRAVVVEEGDSLYFEADAGHAFTNLGMEACQYFLVIDATRLR; this comes from the coding sequence ATGACGATCACGGCAGAGGGGCGGCGGGTCCAGATCGAGGCTGAGACGCGCTCTCAGATCCAAGTGCTTGCCGAGGAGATCCGGCGCAGACGGAAGGAGCAGGATCTCTCCCTCGAAGCCTTGGCATCCCTGTCCGGGGTCAGCCGCTCGATGATCTCAAAGATCGAGCGCGGCGAGGCCGTGCCGTCGACGGCGGTCCTCTCGCGCCTCGCCGAGGCGCTGGGTGTGACCTTCTCCAGGCTGATGGCACCCACCACCGAAGTGGAGGTGCTTCTGATCCCGGCGTCCCGCCAACCGGTGCTGCGCGATGAGGCGTCGGGATTCCTGCGCCGGTGTCTCTCTCCGGTGCTGCCTGGACGGGGGATCGACTGGGTGCTCAACACGCTCCCGCCGGGCGCAACCACGGGCGAGTTCGTCGCCCACCGCCGCGGCGTGTCGGAGTACATTTTCGTGCTGAAGGGACGCCTGCGCGCGACGATCGGCGATCGCGCGGTCGTGGTCGAAGAGGGCGACAGCTTGTATTTCGAGGCTGATGCCGGGCACGCCTTCACCAATCTCGGGATGGAGGCGTGCCAGTATTTCCTGGTGATCGACGCCACGCGGCTGCGCTGA
- a CDS encoding 3-oxoacyl-ACP reductase family protein: MSELAGKRALVTGASRGIGAAIALALADRGADVAITYERSVERAAGIVRAIEAKGRRAIAVQADSADASAVRRSVDETAESLGGLDILVNNAGIARGGPVAEMSLADVDAILDVNVRSVVLASQAAIPHLTEGGRIISIGSCLGERVPFPGVTVYSMSKSALLSFTRGLARELGPRGITVNLVQPGSTDTDMNPADGAQSDTQRAMTALGHYGKPEDIAAAVAFLASPAARQITGTTLTVDGGANA; encoded by the coding sequence ATGAGCGAACTGGCCGGCAAGCGTGCCCTGGTGACGGGCGCATCACGCGGCATCGGCGCTGCCATTGCTCTGGCGCTCGCCGACCGGGGCGCGGATGTCGCCATCACCTACGAACGATCCGTTGAGCGGGCGGCAGGAATCGTCCGCGCCATCGAGGCGAAGGGCCGCCGCGCGATCGCCGTCCAGGCCGACAGCGCCGACGCATCGGCGGTGAGGCGCTCGGTCGATGAAACGGCCGAAAGCCTCGGCGGTCTCGATATCCTGGTCAACAACGCCGGCATCGCCCGCGGCGGACCGGTTGCGGAGATGAGTCTCGCCGACGTCGACGCCATCCTCGACGTCAACGTCCGCTCCGTCGTGCTGGCTTCGCAGGCGGCCATCCCGCACCTCACGGAGGGCGGCCGGATCATTTCCATCGGCTCATGCCTCGGGGAGCGGGTCCCGTTCCCTGGCGTGACGGTCTACTCCATGTCGAAATCGGCCTTGCTCTCGTTCACGCGCGGTCTTGCGCGTGAACTCGGTCCGCGCGGCATCACCGTGAACCTCGTGCAGCCGGGATCGACCGACACCGACATGAACCCGGCGGATGGCGCTCAATCGGACACGCAGCGGGCGATGACCGCGCTCGGTCATTACGGGAAACCTGAAGATATCGCGGCCGCGGTGGCGTTCCTGGCGAGCCCGGCCGCGCGCCAGATCACCGGCACCACCCTCACGGTCGACGGTGGGGCGAACGCGTGA
- a CDS encoding MOSC domain-containing protein, whose protein sequence is MSETSVPRHVGAFAHAAGSVATGVPGGATGWQGTLLNIHIAPAASYEMEELTEAHCVAGRGIQGDRYFLGTGTYSPKPDTREVTLIEQEALDALARNDPPLQGGPIHLAPIDHRRNLTVRGVPLNHLVGRRFRVGAVILRGGRLNFPCKYLEELLGSPVYLPLYNRSGLNCEIERGGIIRPGDAIALVD, encoded by the coding sequence ATGAGCGAGACGTCTGTACCGCGCCATGTCGGGGCTTTCGCCCACGCTGCCGGTTCGGTCGCGACGGGCGTGCCGGGCGGTGCGACCGGTTGGCAAGGCACGCTGCTCAACATCCACATCGCGCCGGCGGCCAGCTACGAGATGGAGGAGTTGACCGAGGCCCACTGTGTCGCCGGTCGCGGCATCCAAGGTGACCGCTACTTCCTCGGGACGGGGACCTACTCGCCCAAGCCCGATACCCGCGAGGTGACGCTCATCGAGCAGGAGGCGCTCGATGCCCTCGCGCGCAACGACCCGCCTCTCCAGGGTGGCCCAATCCACCTTGCACCCATCGATCACCGCAGGAACCTCACGGTGCGTGGCGTGCCGCTCAACCACCTTGTCGGGCGCCGTTTCCGCGTGGGTGCGGTGATCCTGCGCGGCGGGCGTCTCAACTTCCCGTGCAAGTATCTAGAGGAACTGCTGGGATCGCCGGTCTACCTGCCGCTCTACAACCGCTCGGGCCTGAATTGCGAGATCGAGCGCGGCGGGATCATTCGCCCGGGCGACGCGATCGCGCTGGTGGATTGA
- a CDS encoding Rid family detoxifying hydrolase, whose product MDRTIIATEAAAPAVGPYAQATRIGDLVFASGQLPIDPATGAFPEGIEAQTRRSLSNLAAVLEAGGASLASVAKTTVFLKDMNDFAAMNAVYAEHFPGAAPARSTVEVARLPRDALVEVEAIALATGPAR is encoded by the coding sequence TTGGACAGGACCATCATCGCCACGGAGGCAGCAGCCCCAGCCGTCGGCCCCTACGCGCAGGCGACCCGCATCGGCGATCTCGTGTTCGCCTCGGGGCAGTTGCCGATCGATCCGGCTACGGGGGCGTTCCCGGAGGGCATCGAAGCGCAGACGCGCCGCTCGCTGTCCAATCTCGCCGCAGTCTTGGAAGCTGGCGGCGCCAGCCTCGCGAGCGTGGCCAAGACGACGGTGTTCCTGAAGGACATGAACGACTTCGCCGCCATGAACGCGGTCTATGCCGAACACTTTCCCGGCGCCGCACCGGCGCGCTCGACCGTCGAGGTCGCACGCCTGCCCCGCGATGCGCTGGTCGAGGTCGAGGCGATCGCGCTCGCGACGGGACCCGCACGATGA